One Faecalicatena sp. Marseille-Q4148 DNA window includes the following coding sequences:
- a CDS encoding ABC transporter permease, with protein MEITPDKFKVIGFTQEEANKIDRPTISYWQDAWRRLRKNPVAMASLIVLGLLVIMVIIGPYIRGYDFINMNVLEKNQGSSSKYWFGTDSLGRDLFSRVWVGARASIIIALVATALKLVVGTLYGAAMAHFGGWVDDLLMRIIEVINSLPSLLITILIMMVLGNNLFALLIALSITAWCNTARQTRGMIKQLKESEYVYAAEVLGASPLRIIIKHYVPNMLSILLLDASTAIPSFIFTEAGLSFLGIGLTSPEISLGVLISQGQQTMDFYPTQLLYPCVVLCVIVMAFNLLGDGLRDALDPRLRK; from the coding sequence ATGGAAATAACTCCTGATAAATTTAAAGTAATTGGATTTACACAGGAAGAAGCCAATAAAATTGATCGTCCTACTATTTCTTATTGGCAGGATGCGTGGAGAAGACTCCGCAAAAATCCGGTAGCAATGGCTTCGCTTATTGTACTGGGACTTTTGGTAATTATGGTTATTATAGGACCATATATACGAGGATATGATTTTATAAATATGAATGTTTTAGAAAAAAATCAAGGAAGCAGCTCAAAGTACTGGTTTGGTACAGATAGTTTAGGCCGAGATTTATTTTCTAGAGTGTGGGTAGGCGCAAGAGCATCTATTATTATTGCATTAGTAGCTACAGCATTAAAATTAGTAGTCGGGACTCTCTACGGTGCTGCAATGGCACATTTTGGGGGATGGGTAGATGATCTGCTTATGCGTATTATTGAAGTCATTAATTCTCTGCCTAGCCTATTAATTACGATTCTTATTATGATGGTGTTAGGAAATAATTTATTTGCGTTATTAATTGCTTTGAGCATTACTGCTTGGTGCAATACTGCCAGACAGACAAGGGGAATGATTAAGCAGTTAAAAGAATCAGAATATGTATATGCAGCAGAAGTGCTGGGAGCCAGTCCGCTGAGAATTATTATTAAGCATTATGTTCCGAATATGCTTAGTATCTTACTCTTGGATGCGTCTACAGCGATTCCTTCATTTATTTTTACCGAAGCAGGATTAAGTTTCCTGGGAATTGGTTTGACATCTCCAGAGATAAGTCTTGGAGTTTTAATTTCACAAGGACAGCAAACTATGGACTTTTATCCTACTCAGTTGTTATACCCATGTGTAGTGCTGTGTGTGATTGTTATGGCTTTTAATCTTCTGGGAGATGGTCTCAGAGATGCTTTAGATCCAAGACTTCGTAAATAG
- a CDS encoding ABC transporter permease, translated as MIKYILRRFVEMLLTLFIIATATFFLLEAVPGDPLTQRADKLPEQSREALYARYGLDKPVMERYITQMSNMIKGDFGESFVYAGQTVSGLLRDRLPVSARLGIQQMLLGVSVGLLLGVLAAMRRGTIADYIVVGLSVLLISIPHLVFGLLLQKVFAGTLGWFPTIGWPAGKDLWTGGWQYTVLPTLTGCFSYVATYARLLKTSMLDVVNQDYILTAESKGLSKGKIIRKHILRNSFIPVMTQLPMSVAMCITGSFFIESIFSIPGIGQYYVTAVNNQDLSIVLGETVLLALLYIIVLFITDILYVVVDPRIAMPGSSKR; from the coding sequence ATGATAAAATATATTTTGCGTCGTTTTGTAGAAATGCTTTTAACACTTTTTATTATTGCTACAGCGACATTTTTTTTACTTGAAGCAGTACCTGGAGATCCATTGACACAGCGGGCAGATAAGCTTCCAGAACAGTCAAGAGAGGCCTTATATGCCAGGTATGGATTAGATAAACCAGTAATGGAGAGATATATAACCCAGATGTCTAATATGATAAAAGGAGATTTTGGTGAATCATTTGTGTATGCTGGACAGACAGTAAGTGGACTTTTACGGGATAGACTTCCTGTATCAGCAAGACTTGGAATTCAGCAAATGCTTTTAGGGGTAAGTGTTGGATTGTTATTGGGAGTTCTGGCAGCGATGAGAAGAGGTACTATTGCAGATTACATTGTAGTAGGACTTTCTGTATTACTTATTTCGATACCGCACTTAGTATTCGGTCTTCTTCTTCAAAAAGTGTTTGCAGGAACATTGGGATGGTTTCCTACGATTGGATGGCCGGCAGGAAAAGATTTGTGGACAGGTGGCTGGCAATATACCGTGTTGCCAACTTTGACAGGATGCTTTAGTTATGTGGCTACCTATGCAAGACTATTGAAAACATCAATGTTGGATGTAGTAAATCAAGATTATATTTTAACAGCTGAGTCTAAAGGATTAAGTAAAGGAAAGATTATCAGAAAGCATATTTTAAGAAACTCATTTATTCCGGTAATGACACAGTTACCAATGTCTGTAGCTATGTGTATTACAGGATCCTTCTTTATTGAAAGTATCTTTTCTATTCCGGGAATTGGACAATATTATGTAACAGCTGTTAATAATCAAGACCTTTCTATTGTTCTGGGAGAGACAGTACTCTTAGCACTTCTATATATCATTGTGTTGTTTATTACAGATATATTATATGTTGTTGTGGATCCGCGTATTGCTATGCCAGGAAGCAGCAAACGATAG